In Oryza sativa Japonica Group chromosome 2, ASM3414082v1, the following are encoded in one genomic region:
- the LOC4329259 gene encoding synaptotagmin-2 produces the protein MGFFRTVLGFFGFGVGVTMGLVIGYYLFIYFQPTDVKDPVIRPLVELDTKSLESMLPEVPHWVKNPDFDRIDWLNKFVENIWPYLDKAICKTAKEIAKPIIAENTAKYKIDSVEFETLTLGSLPPTFQGMKVYTTDEQELIMEPSIKWAGNPNITVVVKAFGLKATAQVIDLHVFALPRITLKPLVPSFPCFAKIVVSLMEKPHVDFGLKLLGADLMAIPGLYVFVQEIIKTQVANMYLWPKVLEVPIMDPAKAQKKPVGILHVNIVRAVKLTKKDFLGKSDPYVKLKLTEEKLPSKKTSVKRSNLNPEWNEDFKLVVKDPESQALELTVYDWEQVGKHDKIGMSVIPLKELIPDEAKSLTLDLHKTMDANDPANDKFRGQLTVDVTYKPFKEGDSDVDTSDESGTIEKAPDGTPEGGGLLVVIVHEAQDVEGKHHTNPYVRIVFRGEERKTKHIKKNRDPRWEQEFQFVCEEPPINDKMQIEVISRPPSIGIHSKENLGYVVISLADVINNKRINEKYHLIDSKNGRIQLELQWRTS, from the exons atggggttTTTCCGCACTGTGCTGGGTTTCTTCGGGTTTGGGGTGGGAGTTACCATGGGGCTTGTGATTGGGTACTACCTCTTCATCTACTTCCAGCCCACCGACGTCAAG GACCCTGTAATCAGGCCACTTGTTGAACTTGATACAAAATCTCTAGAAAGCATGCTTCCTGAGGTTCCTCATTGGGTGAAGAATCCAGACTTTGACCGG ATTGATTGGCTTAACAAGTTTGTCGAAAACATTTGGCCTTATCTTGACAAG GCAATATGTAAAACTGCAAAGGAAATCGCTAAGCCAATTATTGCTGAGAACACTGCCAAGTATAAGATTGATTCGGTTGAATTTGAGACATTAACATTAGGTTCATTACCACCAACATTTCAAG GGATGAAGGTCTACACCACAGATGAGCAAGAACTTATAATGGAACCTTCCATCAAGTGGGCTGGAAATCCGAATATCACTGTTGTTGTCAAAGCATTTGGGCTAAAAGCAACTGCACAG GTTATTGATTTGCATGTTTTTGCTCTACCACGCATAACGTTGAAGCCCTTGGTGCCTAGCTTTCCTTGTTTTGCTAAAATAGTTGTTTCACTTATGGAGAAG CCACATGTTGATTTTGGTCTGAAACTCTTAGGAGCAGATCTCATGGCAATTCCAGGTCTCTATGTATTTGTTCAG GAGATTATCAAGACTCAGGTAGCAAACATGTACTTGTGGCCAAAAGTACTTGAGGTGCCAATCATGGATCCAGCAAA AGCACAAAAGAAGCCTGTTGGAATTTTGCATGTTAACATCGTACGGGCTGTCAAACTCACCAAAAAGGATTTTCTGGGAAAATCGGATCCATATGTGAAGTTAAAGCTAACAGAGGAAAAACTCCCATCAAAGAAAACGTCAGTGAAGCGAAGCAACTTGAACCCTGAATGGAATGAAGATTTCAAATTAGTTGTCAAAGACCCAGAATCTCAGGCTCTTGAGCTTACTGTTTACGATTGGGAGCAG GTTGGGAAGCACGACAAGATTGGAATGAGTGTTATCCCATTGAAAGAGCTTATTCCTGATGAGGCAAAGTCACTTACACTTGACTTACACAAGACTATGGATGCTAATGACCCAGCAAATGACAAGTTCCGGGGGCAGCTCACTGTTGATGTAACATATAAGCCTTTCAAGGAAGGTGATTCTGATGTTGATACAAGTGATGAATCTGGCACCATTGAAAAAGCCCCTGATGGCACACCGGAAGGTGGTGGTTTGCTGGTAGTTATCGTTCATGAAGCACAAGACGTTGAAGGAAAGCACCACACTAATCCATATGTAAGAATTGTGTTTAGAGGTGAAGAAAGGAAGACCAAG CATATTAAGAAGAATCGTGATCCACGTTGGGAGCAAGAATTTCAGTTTGTCTGCGAGGAACCACCCATAAATGATAAAATGCAAATTGAAGTCATTAGCAGACCACCAAGCATCGGTATACATTCCAAG